The following proteins come from a genomic window of Limosilactobacillus reuteri:
- the rplV gene encoding 50S ribosomal protein L22, producing MAENIKSAKATAKMVRVSARKARLVLDAIRGKSVAEAFAILKFTPRGAASDVEKVLKSAVANAENNFDLDRASLVVSEAFANEGPTLKRFRPRAKGSASPINKRTSHITVVVTER from the coding sequence ATGGCTGAAAACATTAAGTCAGCTAAGGCTACTGCCAAGATGGTACGGGTTTCTGCTCGTAAGGCTCGTCTTGTATTAGATGCTATTCGTGGCAAGAGTGTTGCCGAAGCATTTGCTATTTTGAAGTTCACCCCTCGTGGTGCCGCTTCAGATGTTGAAAAAGTATTAAAATCTGCTGTTGCAAACGCTGAAAACAATTTCGACTTAGATCGTGCTTCATTGGTTGTAAGTGAAGCCTTTGCTAACGAAGGACCAACTCTTAAGCGGTTCCGTCCTCGTGCAAAGGGTTCTGCTTCTCCAATTAACAAGCGGACTAGTCATATTACAGTGGTTGTTACAGAACGATAG
- the rpsC gene encoding 30S ribosomal protein S3 produces the protein MGQKINPNGFRVGVIRDWTAKWYADKDFADYLNEDLRIRKYIEKRLADASVSTVEIERAANRVNVSIHTAKPGMVIGKGGSEVEALRKELNKLTGKRVHINIVEIKKPDLDAHLVGESIARQLEARIAFRRAMRGAMQRAMRAGAKGIKTQVAGRLNGADMSRIESYSDGTVPLHTLRADIDYSWDEANTTYGVLGVKTWIYRGEVLPTKKNSNNDEQGGK, from the coding sequence GTGGGTCAAAAGATCAATCCTAATGGTTTTCGTGTTGGGGTTATTCGTGATTGGACTGCAAAGTGGTACGCTGACAAGGACTTTGCTGATTACCTTAACGAAGACCTTCGAATCCGTAAGTATATTGAAAAGCGACTTGCTGATGCCTCTGTATCAACCGTTGAAATTGAACGTGCAGCTAACCGCGTAAACGTATCAATTCATACTGCCAAGCCAGGAATGGTTATTGGTAAAGGTGGTTCAGAAGTTGAAGCGCTTCGTAAAGAACTTAACAAATTAACTGGTAAACGTGTTCACATTAACATTGTGGAAATTAAGAAGCCAGATTTAGATGCTCACCTTGTTGGTGAGAGTATTGCACGGCAATTAGAAGCTCGTATTGCCTTCCGTCGTGCTATGCGTGGAGCTATGCAACGTGCTATGCGTGCTGGTGCTAAGGGTATTAAGACTCAAGTTGCTGGTCGTTTGAACGGTGCAGATATGTCACGGATCGAATCATACTCTGATGGTACCGTTCCATTGCATACACTCCGTGCTGATATCGATTATTCTTGGGACGAAGCCAACACTACATACGGTGTTCTTGGTGTAAAGACTTGGATTTACCGTGGTGAAGTACTTCCTACTAAGAAGAACTCAAACAATGATGAACAAGGAGGGAAGTAA